One window from the genome of Nicotiana sylvestris chromosome 9, ASM39365v2, whole genome shotgun sequence encodes:
- the LOC104247433 gene encoding probable prolyl 4-hydroxylase 10: protein MAVKGRHVRGGLPRKSSNSTLVFAVFIGLSLLVLILLAFGIFSIPFSSKGSQKAHDLSSIAHNAVGRRDDDGGKGDQWAEVISWEPRAVVYHNFLSKDECEYLINLGKPHMKKSTVVDSATGKSTDSRVRTSSGTFLSRGQDKVVRTIEKRIADFTFIPVEHGEGLQILHYEVGQKYEPHYDYFADEFNTINGGQRIATVLMYLSDVEEGGETVFPAAKGNFSAVPWWNELSECGKGGLSVKPKMGDALLFWSMKPDATLDPSSLHSGCPVIKGNKWSSTKWMRVHEYKV, encoded by the exons ATGGCAGTCAAAGGAAGGCACGTCCGAGGTGGTCTACCTCGTAAATCATCGAATTCAACGCTGGTCTTTGCCGTATTTATTGGATTATCTCTTCTCGTTTTGATTCTTCTCGCTTTTGGAATTTTCTCGATTCCTTTCAGTTCTAAAGGATCTCAAAAAGCACATGATCTTAGCTCAATTGCTCACAACGCAGTTGGAAG ACGAGATGATGATGGTGGAAAAGGAGATCAGTGGGCTGAAGTGATTTCATGGGAACCAAGAGCTGTTGTATACCATAACTTCTTG TCAAAGGACGAATGTGAATATCTGATTAATCTCGGCAAGCCTCATATGAAAAAGTCAACTGTCGTCGACAGTGCTACTGGCAAAAGTACAGACAGCAG GGTTCGAACAAGTTCTGGAACATTTCTTTCCAGGGGACAAGATAAAGTAGTCAGAACTATAGAGAAAAGGATTGCAGATTTCACTTTTATACCAGTAG AGCATGGTGAAGGTCTTCAAATTCTCCACTATGAAGTTGGGCAAAAGTATGAGCCACACTATGATTACTTCGCCGATGAGTTTAATACTATAAATGGTGGTCAGCGCATTGCTACGGTTTTGATGTACTT ATCAGATGTTGAAGAAGGGGGAGAAACTGTATTTCCTGCTGCCAAGGGAAATTTTAGTGCGGTTCCTTGGTGGAATGAGCTATCTGAATGTGGAAAAGGTGGACTCTCTGTAAAGCCAAAGATGGGTGATGCTTTGCTTTTCTGGAGCATGAAGCCTGATGCTACTCTCGATCCTTCAAGCTTGCACA GTGGGTGCCCTGTGATTAAGGGCAACAAGTGGTCATCTACGAAATGGATGCGTGTTCATGAATACAAGGTTTAA